The sequence CGAATTAgggaaaaaaaccaaataaaagagtTCGGTTTATCAGTTTTGGTTGGTCcattctggttttttttttcaaccctACACAAGTGTTCCAAGCTCATTGTTATTCTTTAAATGGAATCCAATTGATGTGGAATGATTCCTTTCAGCCCTTCAACCCACTATTCCCTAATTTCCCCTTTGCTGGTTGACTCCCTTTAGTGAGCTTGATTCACACTTAAATCTGAATTTCTTGGATTTGAGttggttgttgttgatgtttgtGGGCTTGGTAAGGCTGATTCAATCAAATAGCCTGGTCACCTCGCTGCTCATGCTAATAGGCTTAGGAGTTGATATTTTAGAGTTTATTTAGGCTTTGTTGATTCAACCCAAACACGTGGACCATGGTTTATGATTTTGTGAGTCTTGACTTCAGCTACTCCCTGTTTTAGTAGCAAGTGTTGTTAACAAGGTTAGGCCTAGCCTCATTAATTTCAGGTGCCCAAACATTTCGGCAACATGGGCTGTGGCCATTCCTGGGTTCTTGTGGGCCAAACTCAGGCCAATTTTAAGCTTTTATTAACATGGCTGTGGCCATTCCTGGGTTCTTGTGGGCCAAACTCAGGCCAATTTTAAGCCTTTATTTACATGGGTGAAGGACCAATTTGAGTGGGTCATGGGCTGGAAACTTGGTCCTTTTAATTTCCACCCTTGGGAGTTTATATAGCGGGCTGCTAGCTTGGCAATTGTGGGCTTTGTTCCAAGGTTCATAGATTCTTTCAAATGTTCATTCTCATGGGTCATGGGCTGTATTTTCCATGATTCCATCAATTATTTGTAGGCTTTCAAGTCGTAAAATAtaagtttctcaaaaagaaaaaaaaattgtaaaatataattgtttgatGTTATTGTTGTGGTTCTCGGtcaagaataaataatattattttgtttttactttgcAGACTCTAAAGCCAAAACTAGGATGAAAGATTTAGGGAAGCAAATGATTGGATATTGTGGAGGTTTACCATTACTGATCATCGTACTTGGAGGCCTTTTAGCTACAAAGCAGACacaggaaaagtgggaggatgtgCTTAGACATGTCAAATCATACCTTTATGTAGAACAAAACTTACGGATCAACATGATTTTGGCTTTAAGTTATAATGATTTGCCTTGTCACTTGAAACCATGCTTTCTATATTTAGCTCATTTCCCAGAGGATTTTGAGATACCAACAAAAGAATTGATTCGAATGTGGATGGGAGAAGGTTTTATATCACAAATTCAGCATGGAGGAAGAAGAGAGGGTACAATTATGGAAGAGGGTGTGGGAGAGCGATATATATGGGAGCTAGTGCAGAGGTTCATGATTCAAGTAGGGAAAAGGGGCTCACTTGGAAGGATCAAAACTCGTCAAATCCATGATCTTATGCGAGACTTTTGCCTATTAAAAGTCCAAGAGGAAAATTTTCTCCATATCACCAATGTTTTCTCCTTGAAACAACGTGAAGGGCTTATCTGTAAAGTTCGAAGACTTTCTATTATTCCAGAATCAGGTGATAATTCCTTAAAGGTGATGACCTTCAATAAATATCCTTACCTAAGGTCTATTCTCCATCTTCTGCCTCCTTATGATCAACCTTATTTCAAAGATTTTCGTTTCAAGAAATTCAAGTTGGTTAGAGTGAtacatttggaaaattttgaaaagcaCAGCAGAAAATTAATCAGAGACATTGGATGTCTCATCCACTTAAGATATTTATCTCTCAAAGATAGCAACATAAACAAGGTGTCATCATCTATTGGCAATTTGAGGTACTTGGAGACACTAGATTTGCGGATATTAAACCATTCAAGAGTGCCAAATGTGTTTAAGTATATGAAACAGTTGAAGCATCTCTATTTACCCAACGATTATAATGTACATGGTAAGTTGGAGCTGGGCAATCTTTGTTATTTGCGGACATTGGTGAATGTTCAACCCAATACCATCCAAATTCCCACATCATTCCAACTCAACCGTCTTTGGGTTCTTAAAGTGAGGACTAATACACGGGCCCAAGATACAATACAAATACTAGTAAGTCTGATATCAAGGTGTCCAAATGTAGAAAAGCTAAATATATTAAACTCCATAAAAAAGAAGCTTCCAGAAGCTCACCAATTCTCTCAAAATCTTGCCAAGTTGACCTTATTCAAGACTAGGCTTGAGGAAGACCAAATGGCAACTTTAGAAAAGTTGCCCAACTTAAAAATCCTTAACCTTCTGTATGAAGCTTTTGAAGGGAAGAATATGGTTTGTTCAGAAAGAGGATTTCCTCTGCTTCAGTCTCTTTTCCTTTCTGAATTGTTTCAACTAGAGGAGTGGAGGGTGGAGGAAGGAGCCTTGCCTAATCTCTGTCATTTGGAAATTGTCTGTTGCCCTAGATTGAAGATGATTCCTGATGGATTGAGGTTCGTCACAACCCTCCAGAAATTGGAGATCAAAAGCATGCAAAAGTCATTTAAAGATAAGCTTGACAAAGGAGGACCGGATTTTGACAAAGTCAAACATGTTTCTTCCATTGCATTTCAAAACTGTGGCAGAGAATGATAATCTttagctaaacaaggtacatcaATGAATTCTTGCACTTACATCTTTGATAAATTTtatggtatttcttttcttctaaatctctccaattaattcaaaattttccccAATAATATTGAGCAAATGTTTCCCTAATGTAATGATGATACTTCTTTTGATTAGAATGAAGCTCTTATCTATTATTTTCCGCAATTTACACACTTATTTATTAGGTTCTGAACCCACAACCTCTCTCTCcattaaataagaaagaaaattattttctgcTTCATCTTGTGGTGCTCTCTTAATTTTTGCCATTGTTATTAAATGTTACTTTAATGAGTTCATGTCtatataatatttcattttaattcgGTTTTGATGTTTTGGGCTAATCATTctcctgaattttttttttggcaagtgaAATCATCCATGGTCTACAACTGGTACATGTTGGTGTTAGTCATACAATTTGAAGGATATGATTGCAGAGGCTCATTTAAGCATATTCTATGACGCCTATGAGTAGTGATGTAAAAGATTGTTTGTTTGGTAATGGTACTCTACGTTGTACTATTTTGTTGGGTGGTTTGTTTTCATtgtagtgtattttttttagtgttgcTTTCTTGTTCCACTTTGGTGGCTTTGCTATGATTGCACACTTCGTTCATGTATTCTATTGAATAAAGGAAATCAATGTATAATTGgagtagaaattttttttatatttaatgtggggtttttcatatttatttatgttatgtTGATCTCGCAGCATTTTAATTGTATGTTGTTTATAGCAAAGCTAGTTCAATTTGTCCTTGTATTTAGCAGTAGCATTTATTGAGCTGGGAATATTTATTAGCATGGACGGAAATCGCTGCCTTTTCCATATCAATATAGTAACTAAAACACTAGTTATGTGTAATTGAGAAATAAGCAATTATGCAAACAAAATACGTTCAATGGAGTTTTTATTCCTTTTAGATTTATGccataatttgaattttataaattcaacaTCATTCATAATTAGAGTAATCATTTTAAGAAtgtatttgtttctaaaaaaaaagaagggaagaatgaatttggttgtTCATAATAATAGTTTAAATAGTTATAGTTGAATAGAGTGATGGGTAAATATGAGCTGTAAAATGCTTCTTGTAAATTGGGTGATGAGGTCTTTATACTATTGTGATTAGTGGGGAATCATAGCCATTGCATATGTATGAcaattgtttgaaattttttgttgagagtAGTATCAAATGATTATGCTTTGTTGCCTAGAATTTCTTCATATTCTTTCCCCCAAACATTCAAGTTCTTTATGTTCTTTCCCCAAAGAACATGTTTGGCTGCcctaagaataaaaaaaaaaaaaaaaatcatgatttgaTTTTCTTAGCACCCAAACATACAAAGACACATAAATCTAAAagaacaaacccaaaacccaaaaacaacaaaaatccaGAACCCCAAAAAAACCAAGCCAACCGGCATGACCCCTACCAACAACGAACCCAACTAGCCACCATGACCTACTATAACAATAAACCAATTAGAACGAAGGAAGCAAAGGAAAATGGGTTGTGGGTTCAAGGGAGTATGCCTCGACCTTTGGAGTGGATTGTGGCAGAGGGTGAAAAATGGGGTTACCACTTAGATTAGGTCTAGGAATCAtattgggccttttgggccaatCACATACATGCATAGATCTGGATGCTAGATTATGGGTCCAGAGTTTGGGTATGGCTTgggaaagtgttaggcacccaagactGCCCGGCTTGTGGGATGGGCTCCATTATGTGTTGCTAGGATCTACTTCATTAATGAGATATAATATACaaccttgaattctagaacaaaaaatagaaagagtaCCTTGatgtagtgaaattcaaaaacaagaaTTAAGAAGACCTTCAATCTTCTTCTTAATTCTACATGGTGtgcaagatgtgtggtctctaaATTAGTTCTTATGTACATTCTTGTTCAAGAGAGATCaataaaaaaactgtttttctcttcttttaatcataCGTACGTTTTAACTACCTTCGTAGTTGttgtatttaataactcttactaaataaacaattgattatctaattgggttagccttttgg comes from Castanea sativa cultivar Marrone di Chiusa Pesio chromosome 3, ASM4071231v1 and encodes:
- the LOC142629741 gene encoding putative disease resistance protein At1g50180, yielding MAESIVSGVAERLGNLLMQESNLLSGVSDQVELLQTELKLMQSLLKDADARQDESELLRLYIAEVRDLAYDAEDIIATYALKVASRKRCTCILYEGMTVPKVGSQIVNIKAKISVLITSFRDYGIRESIIQGGGSSSSWNEREREQRQTFSHLERHSIVGFDDDVNELVEFLLKEGEGNIRVASICGMGGLGKTTLAKMVYNHHEVKQHYDCFAWVYISQQCQRRLVWEGILFSLLSLSKEQRNGIRQLTDAELADKLVQVQKEQKCLVVLDDIWNVEDWNNLCGGFPGNDSKSQILLTSRNKQVPLHIDPESLLYELQCLNDEKSWELFEKIAWREDSKAKTRMKDLGKQMIGYCGGLPLLIIVLGGLLATKQTQEKWEDVLRHVKSYLYVEQNLRINMILALSYNDLPCHLKPCFLYLAHFPEDFEIPTKELIRMWMGEGFISQIQHGGRREGTIMEEGVGERYIWELVQRFMIQVGKRGSLGRIKTRQIHDLMRDFCLLKVQEENFLHITNVFSLKQREGLICKVRRLSIIPESGDNSLKVMTFNKYPYLRSILHLLPPYDQPYFKDFRFKKFKLVRVIHLENFEKHSRKLIRDIGCLIHLRYLSLKDSNINKVSSSIGNLRYLETLDLRILNHSRVPNVFKYMKQLKHLYLPNDYNVHGKLELGNLCYLRTLVNVQPNTIQIPTSFQLNRLWVLKVRTNTRAQDTIQILVSLISRCPNVEKLNILNSIKKKLPEAHQFSQNLAKLTLFKTRLEEDQMATLEKLPNLKILNLLYEAFEGKNMVCSERGFPLLQSLFLSELFQLEEWRVEEGALPNLCHLEIVCCPRLKMIPDGLRFVTTLQKLEIKSMQKSFKDKLDKGGPDFDKVKHVSSIAFQNCGRE